AATTGCCGAGCTGGATCCGCATGCGTGCCGGTTCAACCCGATGGAGGTGGCGATCACTCTGGATGTGAGCGGGGACATCTCGGCGGTGTGCACGGACCTGCGCACCCGTAAGCCGTATCCTTGCACCTTTATTACGAGGAAAATCACTCGGGCGGATGATGACTAGACGCGGCGTCTCCGCGATGAGTACCTGATGTCGAATCAAGGCATCGGGCGGAGCGAGTTGATGGCGCGGTGATGCAACAGGCCGCGTTCCTTGAACGCGGCGGGCGGTAACGGCGTGCGCCTCGCCGGACTGGTCGGCGGCTATTCCGTCGCGGGGAGGGACAGGCAGACGCGGTCCCGGACGTCCGTCCAGCGGGCGCGGAAGCGGTCCAGCAGCAGGTCGGGGCCGGTCTTGGAGAGGCGCCCGTCCGGGGTTCGGTACTGGAAAAAATGCAGCGTGTAGCTGCTGACGGCGGTGCGGGAATAGGTGTACGTGTTCGAGAACGTGCCCACGGGCTGGGCGTCCGGGGCGTAGATCGCCAAATCTGCCAAGGCGCTCTCGGGCATGAGCCGGATGACCGTGTTCGACAGGGCGACGAAGCAGTCCTCGCGGTTGGGGGCGAACAGCTCGGCGAAGGTCAGTTCGATCGGGACTTCCGCCGGGGTCGCGGCGGGCCGGTTGGCCGCCAGCTCCGCGTAGCGGGTCGCCACCGCCTGGAGGCGCTTGTCCACCGCATCGAAGGGGAGGGTTTTCGGTTTCCCTTTGGCCTTGATTTTCAGTCGGCCGAATTCCTGCAGCAATTGCGTCCGGATGTCGGCGCCGCCGCCGGGGGCAGACGGGTTGCCGGCCGTTTGCGGCAGGGCCATCACGCCGGCTACAATCGTTGCGAATGCCAATACGCACACCCAACGGATACGATGCATGATGCTTGGCTCCTTCGCTCAGGATTGAACCGGCGGCTGCAGCGGCAGCTCGAAGCGGAAGCGGGCGCCGCCGCCGGGGCGGTTCTCGGCCCGGATCCGGCCGCCGTGCGCCTCGACGATGGTTTTGCAGATGAACAGACCCAGGCCGACGCCGCCGGTGCGCCGCTCCCCCTGAATGTACTTCTCAAAGAGGGCGGCGGCGTCCGTTTCGGGTATCCCCGGACCCTCGTCGTCCACCGTGACCTCGATGCGGTCGCCGACTGGGCCGATGCGGACAGTGACCGTGCCGCCGGCGGGCGAGAACTTCATGGCGTTCTGGATCAAGTTCAGGAACACGTGGCCCAGCCGATCGCCGTCCACGCGGGCGACGAGTTCGGACGGGGCGTCCAGCTCCAGCCGGATCTGCCGGGCCCGCCCGCCGGGCCGGGCCTGGTCCATGGCACGGCGGGCCAGGGCGACGACGTCTTCGGCGCGGAGCTGCAGTTTGAGACGACCCGCCTCCAGGCGGCTGGCCTCGAGGAAGTCGGTGATCTGCTGGTCGATTTTCCGGGCGCTGGTGATGATGAGCTCCAGCATGCGGCGGGCGTCGCCGCCGGCCGAGTCCTCACGCAGCAGCTCGGCCAGGCCGAGGATGGCATGGGTGGGCATGCGCAGGTCGTGCACGATCATGTTGGCGAAGTCGGTTTTCAGCGCCTCGAGCTCGTCCCGCGACTGCTTGAGCTTGAGCAGCGAGCGCACCTTGGCCAGCAACAGGTCGTCGCTGAAGGGCTTGGAGATGAAGTCGTCCGCCCCGGCCTCCAGCCCTTGGATACGATCCTCCAGTTCGTTGAGCGCCGTCACCATGATGACCGGGATGAAGCGCGTGGCGGCGTCCGCACGGAGCGCCCGGCACACGGCGAAGCCGTCCTGCCCGGGCATGAGCACGTCCAGCAGCACGAGGTCCGGCACTTCCGCGCGAGCGATCCGCAGCGCGTCCGCGCCGGTGCCGGCGCTGCGGGTGGCATACCCCTCGGGGGTGAAGATGGCCTCCAGCAAAACCAGATTCTCCGCGACGTCGTCCACAAGGAGCAGCCGGGGTGGGTTATGCATCGTAGGTCTGCCTCGCCTTGACGATATCGCCCCGCCGGCCGCGGGCGTCCACTCCGGCGGTGGGCAGGGTGAAGTGGAAGGTGTTGCCGCCGGCCGCGGCGGACTCCACCCAGACCCGTCCGCCGTGGAGCTCCACCAACTTGCGCACCAGCGCCAGCCCCAGCCCGGTGCCTTCCGTTCCGGCGGCCTGGGCGGCGCGAACGAAGGGCTCGAAGATCCGCTCCCGGTCTTCCGCGGCGATCGCCGGTCCGCTATCGGTCACCGAGATCCGGATCTCGTCGCCGAACTCCGTGAGCTGCGCCTGCACGGTGATGGCGGAGCCCTCGGGGGCGAACTTGATGGCGTTGCTCAGCAGGTTGAACACGATCTGCTTCAGCTTGCTGCGGTCCACCGTCACGGGGGGGATGGAATCACCGAGCCGCAGGTGGACTGTTTGCGCCTTGCGGTCCGCCAGCGGCCGGATGGAGTGCGCACATTCTTTGAGAAGCTGCGCCAGGTTGATCCGGCGGCGTACCAGCGCCACCT
The genomic region above belongs to Acidobacteriota bacterium and contains:
- a CDS encoding hybrid sensor histidine kinase/response regulator → MHNPPRLLLVDDVAENLVLLEAIFTPEGYATRSAGTGADALRIARAEVPDLVLLDVLMPGQDGFAVCRALRADAATRFIPVIMVTALNELEDRIQGLEAGADDFISKPFSDDLLLAKVRSLLKLKQSRDELEALKTDFANMIVHDLRMPTHAILGLAELLREDSAGGDARRMLELIITSARKIDQQITDFLEASRLEAGRLKLQLRAEDVVALARRAMDQARPGGRARQIRLELDAPSELVARVDGDRLGHVFLNLIQNAMKFSPAGGTVTVRIGPVGDRIEVTVDDEGPGIPETDAAALFEKYIQGERRTGGVGLGLFICKTIVEAHGGRIRAENRPGGGARFRFELPLQPPVQS